A single region of the Mycobacterium avium subsp. avium genome encodes:
- a CDS encoding 3-isopropylmalate dehydrogenase, translated as MKLAVIGGDGIGPEVTAEALKVLDAVLPGVDKTEYDLGARRYHATGELLPDSVIDELRAHDAILLGAIGDPSVPSGVLERGLLLRLRFELDHHINLRPGRLYPGVSSPLAGNPDIDFVVVREGTEGPYTGTGGAIRVGTPNEVATEVSQNTAFGVRRVVVDAFERARRRRKHLTLVHKTNVLTFAGKLWSRIVAEVGRDYPDVEVAYQHIDAATIFMVTDPGRFDVIVTDNLFGDIITDLSAAVCGGIGLAASGNIDGTRTNPSMFEPVHGSAPDIAGQGVADPTAAIMSVALLLAHLGEDAAATRVDRAVERYLATRGNERPATTEVGERIAAAL; from the coding sequence ATGAAACTCGCGGTGATCGGCGGCGACGGGATCGGCCCGGAGGTGACGGCCGAGGCGCTCAAGGTGCTCGACGCGGTGCTGCCCGGTGTGGACAAGACCGAATACGACCTGGGCGCAAGGCGTTACCACGCCACCGGTGAGCTGCTGCCGGACTCGGTGATCGACGAGTTGCGCGCGCATGACGCGATCCTGCTCGGCGCCATCGGCGATCCGTCGGTGCCCAGCGGCGTGCTGGAGCGAGGTCTGTTGCTGCGCTTGCGTTTTGAGCTGGACCATCACATCAACTTGCGACCCGGCCGGCTGTATCCGGGAGTGAGCAGCCCACTGGCCGGAAACCCCGACATCGATTTCGTGGTGGTGCGCGAGGGCACCGAAGGCCCCTACACGGGGACCGGCGGCGCCATCCGCGTCGGCACGCCCAACGAAGTCGCGACCGAGGTCAGTCAGAACACCGCTTTCGGGGTGCGCCGGGTGGTCGTTGACGCCTTCGAGCGCGCCCGGCGGCGCCGCAAGCATTTGACGCTGGTGCACAAGACGAACGTGCTGACCTTCGCCGGCAAGTTGTGGTCACGCATCGTGGCCGAGGTCGGCCGGGACTACCCCGATGTCGAGGTGGCATATCAGCACATCGACGCCGCCACCATCTTCATGGTCACCGATCCGGGCCGCTTCGACGTGATCGTCACCGACAACCTGTTCGGCGACATCATCACCGACCTGTCGGCCGCGGTGTGCGGCGGAATTGGCTTGGCCGCCAGTGGAAATATCGACGGCACCCGGACCAATCCGTCGATGTTCGAGCCCGTGCACGGCAGCGCGCCCGACATCGCCGGCCAAGGCGTCGCCGATCCCACGGCCGCGATCATGTCGGTGGCGCTGCTGCTCGCCCACCTCGGCGAGGACGCCGCCGCTACCCGGGTTGACCGGGCCGTCGAACGATATCTGGCAACGCGTGGGAACGAACGGCCCGCCACCACCGAAGTCGGCGAACGGATTGCCGCCGCGCTCTAG
- a CDS encoding MFS transporter, translating to MQTDPVATPDVGAGTRWSIMVVSLLATASSFLFINGVAFLIPSLQGARGIRLDEAGLLASMPSWGMVVTLVAWGYVLDRVGERVVMTTGSALTALAAYAASSAHSMVLIAVYLFLGGMAAASCNTAGGRLVSAWFPPHQRGLAMGIRQTAQPLGIALGAMVIPELAEHGPQAGLRFTALACVFGAVASVIGIVDPPRKPRASASDQELASPYRGSLTLWRIHAVAGLMMMPQTVTVTFMLVWLIRNLHWSVAAAGALVTLSQLLGALGRVAVGRWSDRLGSRMRPVRYIAAAAVLVLLLLAWADYLNSRWQAGLMVAISVIAVLDNGLEATAITEFAGPYWSGRALGIQNTTQRMMAAAGPPLFGALISAAKYPPAWLLRALFPLAAMPLVPTRLLPPGLETRARRQSVRRLRWWRAVRSHALPDIVRRPGQPG from the coding sequence ATGCAGACCGACCCCGTCGCCACGCCCGACGTCGGCGCCGGCACCCGCTGGTCGATCATGGTCGTTTCGCTGCTGGCGACGGCGAGTTCCTTTCTGTTCATCAACGGCGTCGCATTCTTGATCCCGTCGCTGCAAGGCGCGCGCGGGATTCGGCTCGACGAAGCCGGTCTGCTGGCCTCGATGCCCAGCTGGGGAATGGTGGTCACGCTCGTGGCGTGGGGCTACGTGCTGGACCGGGTCGGCGAGCGGGTGGTGATGACCACCGGCTCGGCGCTGACCGCACTGGCCGCCTACGCCGCGTCGTCGGCACACTCCATGGTACTGATCGCGGTGTACCTGTTTCTCGGCGGCATGGCGGCGGCCAGCTGCAACACGGCCGGCGGCCGACTGGTGTCGGCCTGGTTCCCCCCGCACCAGCGCGGGCTGGCGATGGGCATCCGCCAAACCGCGCAACCGTTGGGAATCGCGTTGGGCGCCATGGTCATTCCCGAGCTGGCCGAACACGGTCCGCAGGCGGGACTGCGCTTCACCGCGCTGGCATGCGTGTTCGGCGCGGTCGCCAGCGTGATCGGTATCGTCGACCCGCCGCGCAAGCCCCGCGCCAGCGCCAGCGATCAGGAACTCGCCAGCCCGTATCGAGGGTCGTTGACGCTGTGGCGAATTCACGCGGTGGCGGGCCTGATGATGATGCCGCAGACGGTGACGGTGACGTTCATGCTGGTGTGGTTGATCCGGAACCTGCACTGGTCCGTCGCGGCCGCCGGCGCATTGGTGACGCTCTCCCAGCTGCTCGGTGCGCTCGGCCGGGTCGCGGTGGGTCGCTGGTCGGACCGGCTCGGCTCGCGGATGCGGCCCGTCCGCTACATCGCGGCCGCGGCGGTGCTGGTTCTGCTGCTGTTGGCCTGGGCCGACTACCTCAATTCGCGGTGGCAGGCCGGCCTGATGGTGGCCATCTCGGTGATCGCGGTGCTCGACAACGGGCTGGAGGCCACCGCGATCACCGAATTCGCCGGGCCGTATTGGAGTGGACGCGCCCTGGGCATCCAGAACACCACCCAGCGGATGATGGCGGCCGCCGGTCCGCCGTTGTTCGGCGCGTTGATTTCGGCCGCGAAATATCCACCGGCATGGCTGTTGCGCGCGTTGTTCCCCTTGGCGGCGATGCCGCTGGTGCCGACGCGGCTGCTGCCGCCCGGCTTGGAAACTAGAGCGCGGCGGCAATCCGTTCGCCGACTTCGGTGGTGGCGGGCCGTTCGTTCCCACGCGTTGCCAGATATCGTTCGACGGCCCGGTCAACCCGGGTAG
- a CDS encoding fumarylacetoacetate hydrolase family protein: MRLGRIASPDGVAFVSIEGELDNPAEMIAREIAEHPFGTPNFTGRSWPLADVRLLAPILASKVVCVGKNYADHIAEMGEATGPVPADPVIFLKPNTAIIGPNVPIRLPANASPVHFEGELAVVIGRPCKDVSAAQAAENILGYTIGNDVSARDQQRSDGQWTRAKGHDTFCPVGPWIVTDLNPLDPGDLELRTEVNGEVKQRSRTSLLIHDIGSIVEWISAVMTLLPGDLILTGTPAGVGPIEDGDTVSITIEGIGTLTNPVVRKGKS, from the coding sequence ATGCGCCTTGGTCGAATCGCCAGCCCCGACGGTGTCGCCTTCGTCAGTATCGAGGGCGAACTCGACAACCCCGCCGAGATGATCGCCCGCGAAATCGCCGAGCATCCATTCGGCACCCCCAACTTCACCGGCCGGTCGTGGCCGCTCGCCGACGTCCGGCTGCTCGCCCCGATACTGGCCAGCAAGGTGGTGTGCGTCGGCAAGAACTACGCCGACCACATCGCCGAGATGGGCGAGGCGACCGGCCCCGTGCCGGCCGACCCGGTGATCTTCCTCAAACCCAACACCGCCATCATCGGACCGAACGTGCCGATTCGGTTGCCGGCCAACGCATCACCCGTGCACTTCGAGGGCGAGCTGGCGGTGGTGATCGGCCGGCCCTGCAAGGACGTCTCGGCCGCCCAGGCCGCCGAGAACATCCTCGGCTACACCATCGGCAACGACGTGTCGGCGCGCGACCAACAACGATCCGATGGTCAGTGGACGCGGGCCAAGGGCCATGACACCTTCTGCCCGGTCGGGCCGTGGATCGTCACTGACCTCAATCCGCTGGACCCGGGCGACCTGGAATTGCGCACCGAGGTCAACGGCGAGGTCAAACAACGCAGCCGCACGTCGCTGCTGATCCACGACATCGGCTCCATCGTCGAATGGATCTCGGCCGTGATGACCCTGCTGCCCGGTGATCTCATCCTCACCGGAACACCGGCGGGCGTGGGTCCCATCGAGGACGGCGACACCGTCTCCATCACCATCGAGGGCATCGGTACCCTGACCAATCCCGTGGTCCGCAAAGGAAAATCGTGA
- the gltX gene encoding glutamate--tRNA ligase: protein MTAPANVRVRFCPSPTGTPHVGMVRTALFNWAYARHTGGTFVFRIEDTDAARDSEESYLALLDALRWLGLDWDEGPEVGGPYGPYRQSQRGEIYRDVVAKLVEAGEAYYAFSTPEEVEARHIAAGRNPKLGYDNFDRHLTDSQRAAFLAEGRQPVVRLRMPDEDLGWDDLVRGSTVFAAGSVPDFALTRANGDPLYTLVNPCDDALMKITHVLRGEDLLPSTPRQLALYQALIRIGVAERIPQFAHLPTVLGEGTKKLSKRDPQSNLFAHRDRGFIPEGLLNYLALLGWAIADDRDVFSLDEMVAAFDVVDVNSNPARFDQKKADALNAEHIRMLTAADFAARLRDYLDVHGHRLALDDAAFATAAELVQTRIVVLGDAWDLLKFLNDDEYAIDPKAAAKELGPDGAAVLDAALPALDAVTDWAAPQIEAALKTALIDGLGLKPRKAFGPIRVGATGTTISPPLFESLQLLGRDRSLRRLRAARERAGQHSA from the coding sequence GTGACTGCACCCGCAAACGTCCGGGTCCGATTCTGCCCGTCGCCCACCGGCACCCCGCACGTCGGCATGGTCCGCACGGCGCTGTTCAACTGGGCATACGCCCGACACACCGGCGGCACCTTCGTGTTTCGCATCGAGGACACCGACGCGGCGCGCGACAGCGAGGAAAGCTACTTGGCGCTGCTGGACGCGCTGCGCTGGCTCGGCCTGGACTGGGACGAGGGGCCGGAGGTGGGCGGCCCGTACGGCCCCTACCGGCAGTCACAGCGCGGCGAGATCTACCGCGACGTGGTGGCCAAACTGGTCGAGGCGGGCGAGGCGTATTACGCCTTCTCCACCCCGGAGGAGGTCGAGGCGCGGCACATCGCCGCCGGCCGTAATCCCAAGCTGGGCTACGACAACTTCGATCGCCACCTCACCGATTCGCAGCGCGCCGCCTTCCTGGCGGAGGGCCGCCAACCGGTGGTGCGGCTGCGGATGCCCGACGAAGATCTCGGCTGGGACGACCTGGTCCGCGGCAGCACCGTCTTCGCCGCCGGCTCCGTGCCCGACTTCGCGTTGACCCGCGCCAACGGAGATCCCTTGTACACGTTGGTCAACCCGTGCGACGACGCGCTGATGAAGATCACCCACGTGCTGCGCGGCGAGGACCTGCTGCCCTCGACACCGCGTCAGCTCGCGCTGTATCAGGCGCTGATCCGGATCGGAGTGGCCGAGCGCATCCCGCAGTTCGCCCACCTGCCAACGGTATTGGGGGAGGGCACCAAAAAGCTCTCCAAGCGCGACCCACAGTCCAACCTGTTCGCCCACCGCGACCGCGGCTTCATCCCCGAAGGGCTGCTCAATTACCTTGCGCTGCTGGGCTGGGCCATCGCCGACGACCGCGACGTGTTCAGCCTGGACGAGATGGTGGCCGCCTTCGACGTCGTCGACGTCAACTCCAATCCGGCCCGCTTCGACCAGAAGAAGGCCGACGCGCTCAACGCCGAGCACATCCGGATGCTGACCGCCGCGGACTTCGCCGCCAGGCTGCGCGACTACCTCGACGTCCACGGGCATCGCCTCGCGCTCGACGACGCGGCGTTCGCCACCGCCGCCGAGTTGGTGCAGACCCGCATCGTGGTGCTCGGCGACGCGTGGGACCTGTTGAAGTTCCTCAACGACGACGAGTACGCGATCGACCCGAAGGCCGCCGCCAAGGAGCTGGGGCCCGACGGCGCCGCGGTGCTGGACGCGGCGCTGCCCGCGCTGGACGCCGTGACGGACTGGGCGGCGCCGCAGATCGAGGCCGCGCTGAAGACCGCGCTCATCGACGGCCTGGGCCTCAAACCGCGCAAGGCGTTCGGGCCGATCCGGGTGGGCGCCACCGGGACGACGATCAGCCCGCCGCTGTTCGAATCGCTGCAGCTGCTGGGCCGCGACCGCAGCTTGCGGAGGTTGCGCGCGGCGCGGGAGCGGGCCGGTCAGCACAGCGCCTGA
- a CDS encoding pyridoxamine 5'-phosphate oxidase family protein has protein sequence MGTNQRASIVMSDDEIADFVVKSRTGTLATIGRDGQPHLTAMWYAVVDGEIWLETKAKSQKAINLKRDPRVSFLIEDGDTYDTLRGVSFEGVAELVDDPDVAHRVGVSVFERYTGPYTDEMKPFVEQMMNKRVCVRIVARRARSWDHRKLGLPPMPVGGSTAPAVLGTDR, from the coding sequence ATGGGAACCAATCAGCGCGCGAGCATCGTCATGTCCGACGATGAGATCGCCGACTTCGTCGTCAAGAGCCGCACCGGCACGCTGGCCACCATCGGCCGGGACGGGCAGCCTCATCTGACCGCCATGTGGTACGCCGTCGTCGACGGCGAGATCTGGCTGGAGACCAAGGCCAAGTCGCAGAAGGCCATCAACCTCAAGCGCGACCCGCGGGTGAGCTTCCTCATCGAGGACGGCGACACCTACGACACCCTGCGCGGCGTGTCGTTCGAAGGGGTGGCGGAACTCGTCGACGATCCCGACGTCGCCCACCGGGTGGGGGTCAGCGTCTTCGAGCGCTACACCGGTCCCTACACCGACGAGATGAAGCCGTTCGTTGAGCAGATGATGAACAAGCGGGTGTGTGTTCGCATCGTGGCCCGCCGGGCGCGTTCCTGGGATCACCGCAAACTCGGCTTGCCACCCATGCCGGTGGGTGGATCGACGGCGCCGGCGGTGCTGGGCACCGACCGGTGA
- a CDS encoding IclR family transcriptional regulator — translation MRQHSGIGVLDKAVGVLHTVAQSPCGLAELCERTELPRATAYRLAAALEVHRLLARGDDGRWRLGPAVTELAAHVNDPLLAAGSAVLPLLRETTGESVQLYRREGTDRVCVAALEPAAGLRDTVPVGARLPMTAGSGAKVLLAHSDAATQKAVLANAKFTERTLAEVRRRGWAQSVAEREPGVASVSAPVRDSRGAVIAAISVSGPIDRIGRRPGARWAADLVSAAEALTRRL, via the coding sequence GTGAGACAGCATAGCGGCATCGGCGTCCTGGACAAAGCGGTGGGTGTGCTGCACACCGTCGCCCAATCACCCTGTGGGTTGGCCGAACTGTGCGAGCGGACCGAGCTGCCCCGGGCCACCGCCTACCGGTTGGCGGCCGCGCTCGAGGTGCATCGCCTGCTGGCGCGCGGCGACGACGGGCGCTGGCGGCTGGGCCCGGCGGTCACCGAACTGGCGGCACACGTCAACGATCCGCTGCTGGCCGCCGGCAGCGCGGTGCTGCCGCTGTTGCGCGAGACCACCGGCGAGAGCGTGCAGCTGTACCGGCGCGAGGGCACCGACCGGGTGTGTGTGGCCGCACTGGAACCCGCTGCGGGCCTTAGGGATACGGTTCCGGTCGGGGCGCGGCTGCCGATGACCGCGGGGTCGGGCGCCAAGGTGTTGCTCGCCCACAGCGACGCCGCCACCCAGAAGGCGGTGCTGGCAAACGCGAAATTCACCGAGCGCACGCTGGCCGAGGTGCGGCGGCGCGGCTGGGCGCAAAGCGTGGCCGAACGCGAGCCCGGGGTGGCCAGCGTGTCGGCGCCGGTGCGCGACAGCCGCGGTGCTGTCATCGCGGCCATCTCGGTGTCGGGCCCCATCGACCGGATCGGCCGGCGCCCCGGAGCGCGCTGGGCCGCCGATCTGGTGTCCGCCGCCGAAGCGCTCACCCGCCGCCTCTAG
- the leuC gene encoding 3-isopropylmalate dehydratase large subunit: MGIDAGTTATPRTLAEKVWDDHVVVSGGANEPDLIYIDLHLVHEVTSPQAFDGLRLAGRPVRRPDLTLATEDHNVPTIDIDKPIADPVSRTQVETLRRNCAEFGVRLYPMGDAEQGIVHVVGPQLGLTQPGMTVVCGDSHTSTHGAFGALAMGIGTSEVEHVLATQTLPLRPFKTMAVNVDGELPAGVTAKDIILALIAKIGTGGGQGHVIEYRGSAIESLSMEGRMTVCNMSIEAGARAGMIAPDDTTYEFLRDRPHAPKGAQWDAAMRYWQQLRTDPGAVFDTEVYLDAASLSPFVTWGTNPGQGVPLAAAVPDPELMTDDAERQAAEKALAYMDLRPGTPMRDIAVDAVFVGSCTNGRIEDLRVVADVLRGRKVAPGVRMLVVPGSMRVRAQAEAEGLGEVFTAAGAEWRQAGCSMCLGMNPDQLAPGERCAATSNRNFEGRQGKGGRTHLVSPAVAAATAVRGTLSAPADLD; encoded by the coding sequence ATGGGAATCGACGCGGGGACGACGGCCACGCCGCGCACGCTGGCCGAAAAAGTCTGGGACGACCACGTTGTGGTGTCCGGCGGGGCCAACGAGCCGGACCTGATCTACATCGATCTGCACCTGGTGCACGAGGTCACCAGCCCGCAGGCGTTCGACGGCCTGCGGCTGGCCGGCCGGCCGGTGCGGCGGCCCGATCTGACGCTGGCCACCGAGGACCACAACGTGCCCACCATCGACATCGACAAGCCGATCGCCGACCCGGTGTCGCGCACCCAGGTCGAGACATTGCGCCGAAATTGTGCCGAATTCGGCGTCCGGCTGTACCCGATGGGCGACGCGGAGCAGGGCATCGTGCATGTCGTCGGGCCGCAGCTGGGCCTGACCCAACCGGGAATGACGGTGGTGTGTGGGGATAGTCACACCTCGACGCACGGCGCATTCGGCGCACTGGCCATGGGAATTGGCACCTCGGAGGTCGAGCACGTGCTGGCCACCCAGACGTTGCCGCTGCGGCCGTTCAAGACGATGGCGGTCAACGTCGACGGCGAGTTGCCGGCCGGCGTGACGGCCAAGGACATCATCCTGGCGCTGATCGCCAAGATCGGCACCGGCGGCGGGCAGGGGCACGTCATCGAATACCGCGGCAGCGCCATCGAATCGCTGTCGATGGAAGGCCGGATGACCGTGTGCAACATGAGCATCGAGGCCGGTGCCCGGGCAGGGATGATCGCTCCCGACGACACCACCTACGAGTTCCTGCGGGACCGCCCGCACGCCCCCAAGGGCGCGCAATGGGATGCGGCCATGCGCTATTGGCAGCAGCTGCGCACCGATCCCGGCGCGGTGTTCGACACCGAGGTCTATCTGGATGCCGCGTCGCTGAGCCCGTTCGTGACGTGGGGCACAAACCCGGGGCAGGGTGTGCCGTTGGCCGCCGCGGTACCGGATCCCGAACTGATGACCGACGATGCCGAGCGCCAGGCCGCCGAGAAAGCGTTGGCATACATGGACCTTCGACCGGGCACGCCGATGCGCGACATCGCGGTCGACGCGGTGTTCGTCGGCTCTTGTACCAACGGTCGTATCGAGGATCTGCGGGTCGTCGCCGACGTGCTGCGCGGCCGCAAGGTCGCGCCGGGGGTGCGGATGCTCGTGGTGCCCGGCTCGATGCGGGTGCGCGCGCAGGCCGAAGCCGAAGGGCTGGGCGAGGTTTTCACCGCCGCGGGCGCCGAATGGCGGCAGGCGGGCTGCTCGATGTGTTTGGGAATGAATCCCGATCAGCTGGCGCCGGGGGAGCGGTGCGCGGCGACCTCGAACCGCAACTTCGAAGGGCGCCAGGGCAAAGGCGGCCGCACGCATTTGGTGTCTCCGGCCGTCGCCGCGGCCACGGCGGTGCGCGGCACATTGTCCGCTCCGGCCGATTTGGACTGA
- the leuD gene encoding 3-isopropylmalate dehydratase small subunit, with amino-acid sequence MEAFHTHAGIGVPLRRSNVDTDQIIPAVYLKRVTRTGFEDGLFASWRSDPSFVLNLSPFDRGSVLVAGPDFGTGSSREHAVWALMDYGFRVVISSRFGDIFRGNAGKAGLLAAEVSQDGVELLWKLIEQSPGLEITANLQDRNITAGTTVLPFKIDDHTAWRLLEGLDDIALTLRKLDRIESYEAAYPDWKPRTSPVA; translated from the coding sequence ATGGAAGCATTTCACACCCACGCCGGCATCGGTGTGCCGCTGCGGCGCTCCAATGTCGACACCGACCAGATCATTCCGGCGGTGTATTTGAAGCGCGTAACCCGAACCGGTTTCGAGGACGGCTTGTTCGCCAGCTGGCGGTCGGATCCGTCATTCGTGCTCAACCTCAGCCCCTTTGACCGTGGCTCAGTCCTAGTCGCCGGACCGGATTTCGGGACGGGGTCGTCGCGCGAGCACGCCGTGTGGGCACTGATGGACTACGGGTTCCGGGTGGTCATCTCGTCTCGATTCGGCGACATTTTCCGGGGCAACGCCGGCAAGGCGGGTCTGCTGGCGGCCGAAGTTTCCCAGGACGGGGTGGAGCTGCTCTGGAAGCTCATCGAGCAGAGCCCCGGCTTGGAAATCACTGCCAATCTTCAAGATCGAAATATCACCGCGGGAACGACGGTGCTGCCGTTCAAGATTGACGACCACACCGCGTGGCGACTACTCGAAGGGCTCGACGATATAGCCCTTACGCTGCGGAAACTCGACAGAATCGAATCCTACGAAGCGGCGTATCCCGATTGGAAACCGCGCACTTCGCCCGTCGCGTGA
- a CDS encoding HU family DNA-binding protein, whose amino-acid sequence MNKAELIDVLTQKLNTDRRQATAAVENVVDTIVRAVHKGDSVTITGFGVFEQRRRAARVARNPRTGETVKVKPTSVPAFRPGAQFKAVVSGAQRLPSEGPAVKRGVVGGAAKKTAAKKAPAKKAAAKKAPAKKAAAKKAPAKKAAVKKAPARKAATKAPVRKAATKAPAKKVAAKKAPAKKAATKAPAKKAASKAPARKAAAKKTTARRGRK is encoded by the coding sequence ATGAACAAGGCAGAGCTCATTGATGTGCTCACACAGAAATTGAACACGGACCGTCGGCAGGCGACCGCAGCGGTCGAGAATGTCGTCGACACCATTGTGCGTGCGGTACACAAGGGCGACAGCGTCACGATCACCGGGTTCGGTGTATTCGAACAGCGGCGGCGCGCCGCACGGGTGGCCCGCAACCCGCGTACCGGTGAGACGGTGAAGGTGAAGCCGACGTCCGTCCCGGCGTTCCGCCCCGGCGCTCAATTCAAAGCGGTTGTCTCTGGGGCACAGCGTCTCCCGTCCGAGGGCCCGGCCGTCAAGCGCGGCGTGGTCGGCGGCGCGGCCAAGAAGACCGCCGCCAAGAAGGCGCCCGCCAAGAAGGCTGCGGCGAAGAAGGCTCCGGCCAAGAAGGCCGCCGCCAAGAAGGCCCCGGCGAAGAAGGCTGCGGTCAAGAAGGCTCCGGCCCGCAAGGCCGCGACCAAGGCTCCGGTGCGCAAGGCCGCGACCAAGGCTCCGGCCAAGAAGGTTGCGGCGAAGAAGGCTCCGGCCAAGAAGGCCGCGACCAAGGCTCCGGCCAAGAAGGCCGCCAGCAAGGCTCCGGCTCGCAAGGCCGCGGCCAAGAAGACGACCGCGCGTCGCGGCCGCAAGTAG
- a CDS encoding NUDIX hydrolase: protein MPTQNSSTARRAGTRVVYAAGAVLWRPGDAEPDGGDVEVAIIHRPRYDDWSLPKGKVDPGETAPVAAVREVREETGQCAVLGRRLDTVRYPIEQGVKKVYYWSARATGGEFVPGDEVDQLLWLPVAEAMQRLNYTQDRKVLRHFSKKPADTHTVLVVRHGTAGRKSRFSGDDAKRPLDKRGRAQAEALVPQLLAFGASQVHAADRVRCHQTVQPLAEELDVPVHNETTLTEEAYAKNPKRARHRMLEIAGEPGTPVVCTQGKVIPDLIAWWCDRDGVRPDKSRNHKGSTWVLSLSAGRLVAADHIGGALAANVRA, encoded by the coding sequence GTGCCGACCCAGAATTCGTCGACTGCTCGACGCGCCGGAACCCGGGTGGTCTACGCCGCCGGCGCGGTGCTGTGGCGACCCGGCGACGCCGAGCCGGACGGCGGTGACGTCGAGGTCGCGATCATCCATCGCCCGCGCTATGACGACTGGTCACTGCCCAAGGGCAAGGTGGACCCCGGCGAGACGGCGCCGGTGGCGGCGGTGCGCGAAGTGCGTGAGGAGACGGGCCAGTGCGCCGTGCTCGGCAGAAGGCTCGACACGGTGCGCTATCCGATCGAACAGGGCGTCAAGAAGGTCTACTACTGGTCGGCGCGCGCCACCGGCGGCGAATTCGTACCCGGCGACGAGGTCGACCAGTTGCTCTGGTTGCCGGTGGCCGAGGCGATGCAGCGGCTCAATTACACACAAGACCGAAAAGTGTTGCGGCACTTCAGCAAAAAGCCCGCGGACACGCACACCGTGCTGGTGGTGCGGCACGGCACGGCCGGGCGCAAATCTCGTTTCTCCGGCGACGACGCCAAGCGGCCGCTGGACAAGCGGGGCCGGGCGCAGGCCGAGGCGCTGGTCCCGCAGCTGCTGGCGTTCGGTGCCTCGCAGGTGCACGCGGCCGACCGGGTCCGCTGCCACCAGACCGTGCAACCGCTGGCCGAGGAGCTCGACGTGCCGGTGCACAACGAGACCACGCTCACCGAGGAGGCGTACGCCAAGAACCCCAAGCGCGCTCGGCACCGGATGCTCGAGATCGCCGGGGAGCCAGGCACACCGGTTGTCTGCACGCAGGGCAAGGTGATTCCGGACCTGATCGCGTGGTGGTGTGATCGCGACGGGGTGCGGCCCGACAAGTCGCGCAATCACAAGGGCAGCACCTGGGTGCTGTCGTTGTCGGCCGGCCGGCTGGTGGCCGCCGATCACATCGGCGGCGCGCTGGCCGCCAACGTGCGCGCCTGA